Proteins encoded in a region of the Trichomycterus rosablanca isolate fTriRos1 chromosome 26, fTriRos1.hap1, whole genome shotgun sequence genome:
- the usf1l gene encoding upstream transcription factor 1, like, with the protein MKGQQKSPDAQVDLPTTEEGTVATADDPAAASTVQSASTFADQQIKYLLKTDANTGQVTYRVIHLAEGQMEAQADGAGAVSVVTGLPPATQSELPIVTQAVFSQAEGLETNLEATESQYYYPATIPNTSPATIVTNVHAADSLLTQSAPTSQLYVMMSPQELLGNTHESTNEIPHTSRDNNRRAQHNEVERRRRDKINNWIVQLSKTIPDCNVDLTKNAQSKGGILSKACNYIQELRQSNARLSGGVETLERLRMENQHLRKEVEEWKSKNQMLRNHLGQHGIAATSSMDP; encoded by the exons ATGAAGGG GCAGCAGAAAAGCCCAGATGCACAAGTGGATTTGCCTACCACCGAGGAAG gcACTGTTGCCACAGCTGACGATCCAGCTGCTGCTTCAACAGTTCAGTCAGCTTCTACATTTGCTGATCAGCAGATCAAGTACCTTCTCAAAACAGATGCAAACACAGGGCAG GTGACCTATCGTGTGATCCATTTGGCTGAAGGGCAGATGGAAGCTCAGGCAGATGGAGCTGGAGCTGTTAGTGTGGTGACTGGCCTTCCTCCAGCCACTCAGTCAGAACTGCCCATTGTAACACAG GCTGTTTTCTCTCAGGCTGAGGGGCTGGAGACTAATCTGGAGGCCACCGAGAGTCAATACTACTATCCAGCCACCATTCCTAATACGTCCCCGGCTACAATAGTAACCAACGTCCACGCGGCCGATTCGCTGCTCACTCAGTCCGCTCCCACAA GTCAACTCTATGTAATGATGTCGCCCCAAGAGCTGTTAGGGAACACCCATGAAAG cacAAATGAGATACCACACACATCAAGGGATAATAATAGAAGAGCACAACACAATGAAG ttgaacgcAGGCGCAGAGACAAAATCAACAACTGGATTGTCCAGCTGTCCAAAACCATTCCCGACTGCAATGTGGACTTGACTAAAAATGCTCAG AGTAAAGGTGGAATCTTATCAAAAGCTTGTAACTACATTCAGGAGTTGCGCCAAAGCAATGCTCGATTATCGGGTGGAGTAGAAACGTTGGAGAGACTAAGAATGGAAAACCAACATCTCAGAAAAGAG GTAGAAGAGTGGAAGTCTAAGAATCAGATGCTCAGAAACCATCTGGGGCAGCATGGTATAGCTGCGACATCAAGCATGGATCCTTAG
- the thy1 gene encoding thy-1 membrane glycoprotein → MMYYFILASFCLLGMTNSQTITDLTACVTKENNLRMECKFTLNTSVPTAAKCTYKTSGKVVATTDPTVTQDATYKNRGTASITNNMCLLELTGFPDGAAQDYECAIKQDKSVTKTKSVEKKSAATCSACKLMQLGGLTLLLALIFPLMSELL, encoded by the exons ATGATGTACTACTTCATCCTTGCCTCATTCTGCTTACTGG GTATGACCAACTCTCAGACTATAACAGATCTGACTGCCTGTGTGACCAAGGAAAATAACTTGAGAATGGAGTGCAAGTTCACCCTAAACACTTCAGTTCCAACTGCAGCTAAATGCACCTATAAAACCTCAGGGAAAGTGGTGGCCACTACTGATCCTACTGTTACCCAGGATGCAACCTACAAGAATCGTGGCACAGCCAGCATTACTAACAATATGTGCCTTCTGGAGCTGACTGGCTTTCCTGATGGTGCGGCCCAGGATTACGAGTGTGCCATCAAACAGGACAAAAGTGTAACAAAGACAAAAAGTGTGGAAAAGA AAAGTGCTGCGACTTGCTCAGCTTGTAAGCTCATGCAGCTTGGCGGTCTGACTCTCCTGCTGGCTCTGATTTTCCCCCTGATGTCTGAGCTGCTGTAG
- the si:ch211-215c18.3 gene encoding uncharacterized protein si:ch211-215c18.3 gives MTLHSSSGTLVAFLFCIVGLTTATFNYQKPSFLDFDSWWWHTPRGPQIFSCLSYLERNVRVDCEFPRSDKIPGPFCEFRQDGRLMGTTYPNNPVHLIPSVETRRRTNVTLVPPNICRLTWMPMTDDRAYTYTCRVYQGSTWKENSMAFNQRNMLVCSALSIDTHKASWILVTMIVLSVSFMVSSP, from the exons ATGACTCTGCATTCCTCATCAGGCACCCTGGTGG cctttttattttgcattgtcGGATTGACTACTGCCACATTCAACTACCAGAAACCTAGCTTTCTTGATTTTGACTCCTGGTGGTGGCACACACCCCGTGGCCCTCAGATATTTTCCTGCCTCAGCTACTTGGAGAGAAATGTGAGAGTGGATTGCGAGTTCCCAAGGAGCGACAAGATTCCCGGGCCATTCTGCGAGTTCAGACAGGATGGGCGCCTCATGGGTACCACTTACCCCAACAACCCGGTGCACCTCATACCTTCTGTAGAGACCCGACGGCGTACCAATGTCACACTGGTACCACCCAACATTTGCCGCCTTACCTGGATGCCCATGACGGATGACCGAGCATACACGTACACCTGCAGAGTGTATCAGGGCAGCACCTGGAAGGAAAACAGCATGGCTTTTAACCAGA GGAACATGCTTGTGTGTTCAGCTTTAAGCATAGACACTCACAAAGCGTCATGGATCCTTGTGACTATGATTGTACTTTCTGTCTCCTTCATGGTTTCATCACCGTGA